One Campylobacter concisus DNA segment encodes these proteins:
- a CDS encoding Mur ligase family protein has protein sequence MNIFLSISTVLFIFALAFYVITCFQWFSYKPERVLFHFTKPAWHVFFFIVPLVLFYTTGKWFFIYFYFALLPALYMWHKKLDKKLVFTARIKHFFVILACAIILNYALNFIIHKAFLAPMPLFVLVVSLFFSEILEKIKFQGFKNKALKKLGTNKDLKIILITASYGKTSIKNFLFEILKDSFDCYKTPRSVNTMAGIIKDINENLSEQTQIYIAEAGARLKGDILEITKFLNPQIVIVGEIGAQHIEYFKTLDNIRSTKLEALQSARLQMAFLHSSTKKEPSQNLEIYDESLKDINANLDGISFILDGKNYASPLLGKFNATNLAVCIKVAKYLKMSDETVDRALSKMKNVEHRLSKIEAGGKLIIDDSFNGNFSGMSASYELVSTYAGRKVLLTPGIVESDAEQNANLAKVINEIFDLVIITSSLNAEVLLKHIIKPKIIILKDKNKMQEILAQNTRAGDLILFSNDAPSFI, from the coding sequence ATGAATATATTTTTAAGCATAAGCACAGTTTTATTTATCTTTGCGCTCGCTTTTTATGTGATTACTTGCTTTCAGTGGTTTTCATATAAGCCTGAGCGCGTACTCTTTCACTTCACAAAGCCCGCTTGGCACGTCTTTTTCTTCATCGTGCCTTTGGTGCTATTTTACACGACTGGCAAGTGGTTTTTTATCTATTTTTACTTTGCACTTTTGCCAGCACTTTATATGTGGCATAAAAAACTTGATAAAAAGTTAGTTTTTACTGCTAGGATCAAGCATTTTTTTGTGATCCTTGCTTGTGCTATCATCTTAAACTACGCTTTAAATTTCATCATCCACAAGGCGTTTTTGGCTCCTATGCCACTTTTTGTCTTGGTCGTGAGCCTATTTTTTAGTGAAATTTTAGAAAAGATAAAATTTCAAGGCTTTAAAAATAAGGCACTTAAAAAACTGGGTACAAATAAAGATCTAAAAATCATCTTGATCACAGCAAGCTACGGCAAAACTAGCATCAAAAATTTTCTTTTTGAAATTTTAAAAGATAGCTTTGACTGCTACAAAACGCCTCGCAGCGTAAATACAATGGCTGGCATCATCAAAGATATCAATGAAAACTTAAGCGAGCAAACGCAAATTTACATCGCTGAAGCAGGCGCTAGGCTAAAGGGCGACATCCTAGAGATCACAAAATTTCTAAACCCGCAAATCGTCATCGTTGGCGAGATCGGCGCGCAACACATTGAGTATTTTAAAACGCTTGATAATATCCGCTCTACCAAGCTTGAAGCACTTCAAAGCGCTCGCTTGCAAATGGCATTTTTACATAGCTCGACAAAGAAAGAGCCAAGCCAAAATTTAGAAATTTACGATGAAAGTCTAAAAGATATCAATGCAAATTTAGATGGAATTTCATTTATACTTGATGGCAAAAACTATGCTTCGCCACTGCTTGGTAAATTTAATGCTACAAATTTAGCCGTTTGCATCAAGGTGGCAAAATACCTAAAGATGAGCGATGAGACGGTAGATAGAGCACTATCTAAGATGAAAAACGTAGAGCACCGCCTAAGCAAGATCGAGGCTGGCGGCAAGCTGATAATTGATGATAGTTTTAATGGAAATTTTTCAGGCATGAGTGCAAGCTACGAGCTTGTAAGCACCTACGCTGGCAGAAAAGTGCTGCTAACGCCTGGTATCGTCGAGAGTGATGCGGAGCAAAATGCAAATTTAGCCAAGGTGATAAATGAAATTTTTGACCTTGTTATCATCACAAGCTCGCTAAATGCCGAAGTTTTGCTAAAACACATCATAAAGCCAAAGATCATCATCTTAAAGGATAAAAATAAAATGCAAGAAATTCTAGCTCAAAATACGCGTGCTGGCGATCTCATACTATTTTCAAATGATGCACCGAGCTTTATATGA
- a CDS encoding alpha/beta fold hydrolase — MASRAVKYGSDEYEISYEVVNPKCKKIVLFLHGWGANKEIMKKAFGHYLNEFCHVYIDMPGFGKSSITDPLKTSDYAKIVENFCAELGIKPDIIVGHSFGGKVATLLKPPYLVLLSSAGIVVKKPFIVRTKISIFKIFKLFGFGKFYKLFATKDVSGMSRVMYETLKNVVDEDFTKHFADFSGKALIFWGENDKATPITSGESIHKLIKNSSFFPLSGDHFFFLLHAKFISEEIEKGINFELNEAKNVVIDDDESGIEEIR, encoded by the coding sequence ATGGCGAGTAGGGCGGTAAAGTACGGCTCAGACGAGTATGAGATCAGCTACGAAGTAGTAAATCCGAAATGCAAAAAAATAGTGCTTTTCTTGCACGGCTGGGGTGCAAACAAAGAGATAATGAAAAAGGCTTTTGGGCACTATCTAAACGAGTTTTGCCACGTTTATATCGATATGCCAGGTTTTGGTAAAAGCTCAATTACTGATCCTTTAAAAACAAGTGATTATGCAAAAATCGTTGAAAATTTTTGCGCTGAGCTTGGCATAAAGCCAGATATTATAGTAGGTCATAGCTTTGGTGGCAAGGTCGCAACGCTTCTAAAGCCGCCATATCTTGTGCTTTTGAGCTCAGCTGGCATAGTTGTCAAAAAGCCATTTATCGTGCGCACAAAGATCTCTATTTTTAAAATTTTTAAGCTTTTTGGATTTGGAAAATTTTATAAACTCTTTGCCACAAAAGATGTGAGCGGTATGAGTAGAGTGATGTATGAGACCCTAAAAAACGTAGTTGATGAGGATTTTACGAAGCATTTTGCTGACTTTAGTGGCAAGGCTTTGATATTCTGGGGCGAAAATGACAAGGCAACGCCTATAACAAGCGGGGAGAGTATACATAAGCTCATAAAAAATAGTTCATTTTTTCCGCTTAGTGGTGATCATTTTTTCTTTTTGCTTCACGCTAAATTTATAAGCGAAGAGATAGAAAAAGGGATAAATTTTGAGCTAAATGAGGCTAAAAATGTCGTGATAGATGACGATGAGAGCGGGATCGAGGAGATAAGATGA
- a CDS encoding type II toxin-antitoxin system Phd/YefM family antitoxin — MVTFTKDEIYTATEVVRNFSSVLSRVGANELKRAVIVKNNKFEAVLLNMEEYERLCEAVSVLESIYTAKKRENDGE, encoded by the coding sequence ATGGTAACTTTTACCAAAGATGAAATTTATACAGCAACTGAAGTGGTTAGAAATTTTAGTTCGGTACTCTCTCGTGTGGGAGCTAATGAATTAAAAAGAGCGGTTATTGTAAAAAATAATAAATTTGAAGCAGTGCTTTTAAATATGGAAGAGTATGAGCGCCTTTGCGAAGCAGTGAGTGTGCTTGAGAGCATTTATACTGCAAAAAAAAGAGAGAACGATGGCGAGTAG
- a CDS encoding D-alanine--D-alanine ligase, with protein MNLGVIFGAKSYEHEISIVSAIVLKNVLKQELKFIFCDANRDFYLIEEKDMRANFFSSGKYKNSKKLILSKGGFFIHSLFGDKKVECDVIINLIHGMDGEDGKIAALFDFYGIKYIGPRLEVSALSYNKELTKFLAQKAGVKALDYEMLTRESQPKFHYPIILKPARLGSSIGVNIVHDASELAYAKDIAFEFDKDVLVEPFIKGVKEYNLAGCKIDGKIKFSIIEEPKKKEFLDYEQKYLSFSNENKVKEAEISEELKQKLKFNFSKIYDCGFDGAIIRCDFFVIDDEVYLNEINPNPGSLANYLFEDFESTLNALANSLPRERNIKIDYSFINSITSVKGRGKI; from the coding sequence ATGAATTTAGGTGTGATATTTGGAGCAAAGAGCTATGAACATGAGATAAGCATAGTTAGTGCAATAGTTTTAAAAAATGTCCTAAAACAAGAGCTAAAATTTATATTTTGCGACGCAAATAGAGATTTTTATCTTATCGAAGAGAAAGATATGAGAGCAAATTTCTTTAGCTCTGGCAAATACAAAAATTCAAAAAAGCTCATTTTGTCTAAGGGTGGATTTTTCATACACTCTCTCTTTGGCGATAAAAAAGTAGAGTGTGATGTTATTATAAATTTGATCCATGGCATGGACGGCGAAGATGGCAAGATAGCAGCGCTTTTTGACTTTTACGGCATAAAATATATAGGTCCAAGGCTTGAAGTAAGTGCACTTAGCTACAACAAAGAGCTTACTAAATTTCTAGCGCAAAAAGCTGGCGTAAAGGCGCTTGACTATGAGATGCTAACTCGTGAGAGCCAGCCAAAATTTCACTATCCTATTATTTTAAAGCCAGCAAGACTTGGAAGTAGTATCGGCGTAAATATAGTGCATGACGCCAGCGAGCTAGCTTATGCAAAAGACATAGCATTTGAGTTTGATAAAGATGTGCTTGTCGAGCCTTTTATAAAGGGAGTAAAAGAGTATAACCTTGCAGGCTGTAAGATAGATGGAAAGATAAAATTTTCTATCATCGAAGAGCCAAAAAAGAAAGAATTTCTTGACTACGAGCAAAAATATCTTAGCTTTTCAAATGAAAACAAGGTAAAAGAGGCTGAAATTTCTGAGGAGCTAAAACAAAAGCTTAAATTTAACTTTTCAAAAATTTATGATTGCGGTTTTGACGGAGCGATCATTAGATGCGACTTCTTTGTGATAGATGATGAGGTCTATCTAAATGAGATAAATCCAAACCCAGGAAGCCTTGCAAACTATCTATTTGAGGATTTTGAGAGTACTTTAAATGCTCTTGCAAACTCACTTCCAAGAGAGCGTAATATAAAGATCGATTATAGCTTTATAAACTCGATCACTTCAGTAAAAGGTCGTGGGAAAATTTAG
- the ruvA gene encoding Holliday junction branch migration protein RuvA — protein sequence MIKAIEGIVSKKDPAFVILKTNSGVSYGIFISLFCSAKLSKGEKVELAITQIIREDANLLYGFLDANEQKMFEMLIKLNGIGASTAMAVCSSLSSQAFTNAIISGDADTFKSVPGIGPKTARRIIAELSDAKLISDESVPSYQNEALLALEALGFKREKIVKILPECKSENTSDLIKEALKKLG from the coding sequence ATGATAAAAGCGATCGAAGGTATCGTCAGCAAAAAAGATCCCGCATTTGTGATACTTAAGACAAATAGCGGCGTAAGTTATGGGATTTTCATTTCGCTTTTTTGCTCAGCCAAGCTTAGCAAGGGCGAAAAAGTCGAGCTTGCCATAACACAGATCATAAGAGAGGACGCAAATTTACTTTACGGCTTTTTGGATGCAAATGAGCAAAAGATGTTTGAGATGCTTATAAAGCTAAATGGCATCGGAGCTAGCACGGCTATGGCAGTTTGCTCAAGTCTTAGCTCGCAAGCATTTACAAATGCCATAATAAGCGGTGATGCAGATACCTTTAAAAGTGTACCAGGTATCGGACCAAAGACTGCTAGACGCATTATAGCCGAGCTAAGCGACGCAAAACTAATAAGTGATGAGAGTGTACCAAGCTATCAAAATGAGGCACTTTTGGCACTTGAGGCGCTTGGCTTTAAACGTGAGAAGATAGTGAAAATTTTGCCTGAGTGTAAGAGTGAAAATACGAGTGATCTTATAAAAGAAGCATTAAAGAAATTAGGATAA
- a CDS encoding flagellar assembly protein A: MSENVQENERFLPPTQIQTSTPYISLKELSKQHSVPVEFIDFKILGILTYYKNKDNEEPVFVPEETLNFFDDNAFYLDETLEIEQVYDVEFFDVRLNAVPKLPKIEIGVNSTVTKVVAKVKATKDCEYEQHYEDKLFEYIAKQLMKAQILIGIRIGKLKDELKQIASVVHVKGELDKDYILNITQGINPKKATDAKILYYYKDKLDAIKEEDKVDYADRGFVFGVAQDEVIMEEKKSHEGQNGRDARGKLLAVEKPKEDTGKEISISENIERVENDDSIIYIAKKSGYVVEKNGSFDIEERIEINEANFKTTGSIQAGTDTNVTLVVRETDTIKDAIGTGIIVEADEIEVKGNVGANAMVKANEVIIGGQTHQKAKIYAKNAKISIHIGKVEAENVEIDRLEGGNVVAKRVKINSVVGGSITAQNIQINTLGSNCTITASHLIDVRYLRGTDNKFIIDTSKMPESAEATQEQLNKIEYTKAELASLLKNIETKKNVINENKDSIYTIKAKVEELSKAKVIPPVTFMKKLKEYQGLVNEYNTLLKIFKDKKELLATLKDELEIMQNGIFSAKVINRGNWVELNEIRFVIVDPPQNVTYISKQNETAHAITLEKIGDGDEAEYKIKKSNKLEDYTDTNF, encoded by the coding sequence TTGAGCGAGAACGTGCAAGAAAACGAGAGATTTTTACCGCCAACGCAAATTCAAACTTCAACACCTTATATATCGCTTAAAGAATTAAGCAAGCAACACAGCGTACCGGTAGAATTTATAGATTTTAAAATTTTAGGCATTTTGACTTATTATAAAAATAAAGATAATGAAGAACCAGTTTTTGTCCCTGAAGAAACTTTAAACTTTTTTGATGATAATGCATTTTATCTTGACGAGACACTAGAGATCGAGCAGGTCTATGATGTGGAATTTTTTGATGTTAGGCTAAATGCTGTGCCAAAGCTTCCAAAGATAGAAATCGGTGTAAATTCAACGGTTACAAAAGTAGTCGCAAAGGTAAAAGCTACAAAAGATTGTGAATACGAACAGCATTACGAAGATAAACTTTTTGAATATATCGCTAAACAGCTTATGAAGGCTCAAATTTTAATAGGTATAAGGATCGGCAAACTAAAAGACGAGCTAAAACAAATCGCCTCAGTTGTGCATGTAAAGGGCGAACTTGATAAAGACTACATACTAAACATAACACAAGGTATAAATCCAAAAAAAGCTACCGATGCAAAGATACTTTACTACTACAAAGATAAACTTGATGCGATAAAAGAGGAAGATAAGGTTGATTACGCTGATAGAGGTTTTGTTTTTGGCGTGGCACAAGATGAAGTGATAATGGAAGAGAAAAAGTCTCACGAAGGGCAAAATGGCCGTGATGCGAGGGGTAAATTATTAGCAGTAGAAAAGCCAAAAGAAGATACTGGCAAAGAGATAAGTATAAGCGAAAATATAGAGAGAGTAGAAAATGACGATAGCATAATATACATCGCTAAAAAATCAGGATATGTAGTTGAGAAAAATGGCTCATTTGACATTGAAGAGCGCATAGAGATAAATGAGGCAAATTTTAAAACAACTGGCTCTATTCAAGCAGGCACTGATACAAATGTGACTTTAGTGGTTAGGGAAACTGACACTATAAAAGATGCCATCGGCACTGGCATCATCGTGGAGGCTGACGAGATCGAGGTTAAAGGAAATGTCGGCGCAAATGCGATGGTTAAAGCAAATGAAGTAATAATCGGCGGTCAAACACACCAAAAGGCTAAAATTTATGCAAAGAATGCAAAAATTTCTATCCATATCGGTAAGGTTGAAGCTGAAAATGTCGAGATAGATAGGCTAGAAGGCGGAAACGTCGTAGCAAAAAGAGTTAAGATAAATAGCGTCGTTGGTGGCTCTATAACTGCTCAAAATATCCAAATAAATACGCTTGGCTCAAACTGCACTATCACAGCTTCACACTTAATAGACGTAAGATATCTAAGAGGCACTGACAATAAATTTATAATCGATACTAGCAAAATGCCTGAGAGTGCTGAGGCTACGCAAGAGCAATTAAATAAGATCGAATATACAAAAGCAGAGCTTGCCTCACTTCTAAAAAATATTGAAACAAAGAAAAATGTCATAAATGAAAATAAAGACTCGATTTATACCATAAAAGCAAAGGTAGAAGAGCTCTCAAAAGCTAAAGTGATACCGCCAGTTACCTTTATGAAAAAGCTAAAAGAGTATCAAGGTCTAGTCAATGAATACAACACTTTGCTAAAAATTTTTAAAGATAAAAAAGAGTTGCTAGCTACTCTAAAAGATGAGCTTGAGATCATGCAAAATGGAATATTTTCTGCAAAAGTGATAAATAGAGGCAACTGGGTTGAACTAAATGAGATTAGATTCGTTATCGTTGATCCTCCACAAAATGTCACTTATATCTCAAAGCAAAATGAAACCGCTCATGCCATTACTTTAGAGAAGATCGGCGATGGCGATGAGGCTGAGTATAAGATCAAAAAGTCAAATAAATTAGAAGACTACACAGATACAAATTTCTAA